The following nucleotide sequence is from Drosophila takahashii strain IR98-3 E-12201 chromosome 3L, DtakHiC1v2, whole genome shotgun sequence.
ACTGCTGCTGGCAGCTTTAATTCACGAAGGTGAGTGTGATTTCCAGCAATTAATTCATGAGCACTGTGTGAAATGATTTTACTAATTTGTTGACAGGCTCTGCAATTTGGTGCTACCGCTGTACTTCGGCCACTCCCGGCTGCGCGGAGAAGTTTAACTGGCGGGGAATAGGATTCCTGGGCGAGCACTGCCCGGAACCCGACGACATCTGCGTCAAGGTGACCGAGCGACGCGGCGGTAAGCTGAGATCCTTTCCTATTGTCGCTTGACCTGAACCCAAATCCCTTTTAGCCAGGGAAACCATCACTCGCGACTGCCTCAGCGCTCTGAGCTTCCGCAAGGACATTCCCGCCGACAAATACGAGGGTTGTAGACCAGCCGCCCATGATGAGAAGTTGGCGAACTACGTCAATCACACGATCAAGGAGCACGACGTGCGACGGGACTACTACACGGACACCAcgttctgcttctgcttcctGGACCACCGCTGCAATGGGGCCAGTGGCCTGCAGGTGTCCGCCTTGATGGGCCTCCTCACCCTGGTCACCACTGCCCTGCTCCTCCGCTAGAATCTCCGCGAGAAGGAGGAGCGCCCAAGTGCCTTACTAACTCACTGAGCAACGACGAATCTCGTCCTACATTCCGTCCGCACTTTTTGTACAACTTTTTGACTAGCTTTACAGCTTTGTTTACTCaactaattaaatacattttaccaTATTTATAAACAGGAGTGAAATCGTTGCGTTAGAGGATCTCCACATTCTTGGGCGCCCGGTAATCGTAGGCAGCCACCTCGGGATGGGCCACCAGGTGCTCCGCGTAGACTTCGGCCAGCCGTAGGCACTGCTCCACGGTCAGTTCAAAGGAACGCAGCGTATCCTGCACTTCGGCGCGCTGGAAGAGCTTTTGGGTAACCTCCTCGCGATCTTCTGGCGGAAGCAGGGTGCCATAGCCGCGGCGGCAGTACTTCTGCCGCATGCTAAAGATGTGACGCACCACGCGCTCGACGAGCGGAAACGGCAGCTGTGTCTTGGGGCGCTTGAGGGGCATGAGCTTCACGACGCCCACATCCACCTGCGGCTTCGGAACGAACGCTTTGCCAGGAATTGTGAACTTCAGGATGGGCTCCGTCCAGATCTGCGACATCACCGACAGCCGGCAGCGCTGCTCGCCGCCCACAGGGGCACAGATTCGCTCGGCCACCTCCTGCTGGAAGGTCAGAGTCATGCAGGTGTCGATGCGCCGGAAGGCTCCCCTCCGGGCGGCCAAATCCTCGAACCAGTTGATCAGCAGCCGCGTTGAGATGGCGAACGGCAGGTTGCCAATCAAGTGGATCCTCTGCGAGGTGTCCGGGATGTGCTGCTCCATGTTGAAGCGCAGGATATCATCGTAGTGGATGTCGAACTGGATGTTCAGGGGACTGGCACACTCCTTCAGCAGCTGCAGAGTCTCGCCGAAGCGCGGATCCTTCTCGACGAGCACCAAACGCTGCGGCTGACGGCGCAGAATGGAGCGAGTGATGCCGCCGGGACCGGGACCCACTTCCAGGACCAAATCCCTGGGATCTATGCGCCCCGCCGACTTGACAATCTTGTCCGTCAACCGCTCGTCCATGAGGAAGTTCTGGCTGAGCTGTTTCCTGGCCTGCAGCCTGTAGAGCTTCACCAGCTCCCGAATCGTGGGCATGGGCGGCAGGCGCATGCCGCTCTGCAGCACACGGGCACTTGCTTGGGTCATCTGCGGGAATCATTATATAGAATTTGATCGAAAGAAGATGATATCCTCACTCACCTTGTTGTGCAACGACTTCAAAGGTGTAGAAACTGTGTGTAAGATGAAGAAAACGCTTACAAACTAGGGGAAACTATGGAGCTAGGAGCTAAGAAGACACCTTCTTGGGCTCCTCGAAGTCGTCCAGGAACTTCTCCTGCTGCACCGAAAAGATGGAGTAGCCGTAGATGGCCAAAACGGAGACTCCCAGGGCGCCGGCGGTCAGCAGATTGTTGCGGCGGATGCGCTTCAGCTTTTGCACGCGGTCCAGGTTCTGCTCCTCAATCAGCTTCATGAACTGCAGCTGCGCCTTGTCCAGCTTCGGAGCGCTTTCCCCGTACTTGATCTTAGGTCCCTGCTCCGATGCCGACATTATAAACGCTGCTAAATGGGGTTTTATTCGTCTGTTTTCCTCGTCGATCTGGGAATTATGAAATCTCGCACACGAATAGTACACACATTACATAAGGTCACACTGACAGTGGCGATATATAGCGTGTTTCCACTGCTGCATATTTGGAGGCTAGAGTGTTCTCACTGCCCTTTGCCACCTATTAATCTGATATAGAAATAAGCTGCCTTATAATATCAGACATTTTAAAGCAATTACTAAGTTCTATGGTtaatagggggattccctaaactgttgaattgctgaattgttgaattttggtcagctgttaatcagctgttccatagaAAGTAaagtttcagaaatttcagcaattcaacagcctcggggctgatgaaaattttgttgaattgctgaaaagccagagttgtcaccttttttttaaaagtcgtggcaaccctgtaacattttagtatcaccagtacgtattatttgttttaaaatcaacttagaaagcatatttgtggttctttttaccttggtaacacttttagatagtaactagcaataataaatcaaattttacatgctttaagttccgtgaaatttttcaacaaataacagctgtttgaaaattcaacaggaaccattttgggtcgttcccttaattgctgaaattttttgttgaattttcaacaattcagcaattcaacagtttagggaatccccctaatgaatttttaaaaccatCACTAACTTAATTCCCAGATCTGGCAGCACTTTACACAGTGAGTCCTCAGATGGCAACGCCAGCGGTGTGTGGTATTTTTTGGCGCCCCCACACACGGTCCCTTTAAACCGAGCTGCGCGTTTGCGTCCGTTACAACGAGTGCTTAGTTTAGATTTCCTCTATTTGGGGCCCTGAGAAATTGGCAGTTCACTTTCGTTGGTGGCTCGAGTGCGACGTGACGTGCGGCAGCGAAAAGCGCTTTTCCAGGCAGAGTGCGCCATTACTTGCCTGCAAGTCAGCCACAGCAATTCCTCGGTAATTGCAAATAGCTGCAAAGTGCGTAATTAGAGCTTGGGGGAAAACTGCGTTTTCCGCAATACCAGAACGTGCTCCATTTTCACTCGAGTACGTAGATCCGTGAGTTTAGTGATTCCTAGGCTCAATGTTGGCAGCCAGAGCCACATACGGTGGCTCTGAAATGCGGAAATGAAAGTACAAATTCGGTTGCGTGTTTGGGAAACGGCTCTGAAAATTTTACGGCCAATAACAACAAAGGCAAAACAAACGCGTAATTGCAGAAATCAGCTGTGTACCTACGGACGAACCAGAGCCCCAGAAAGAGAGGGGCCACAACACTTCGGAGCCCCCGCGTCCCCCAACGCCCCCCTCCTCCACAGACCATGGAAACCCAACAGCTGGTCGTGGAGCGCTCTCtcattctctctctctctctttgggCTCTCCACTTGTTTTTCCCTTATATGGActaacttttgtttttgttttggtttttctttaacgcttgtttaattttaattgccatGTTCTTAGTTAGTCGAAGAAAaagctataattaaaattttttttattctttggtaaTTTACATCCGTTTCAattctttcaattttttttataaacctttgcatttatttcattgttttccattattttttaacaggtattatattaagctttaatttttattattcaatatttaGCGTTATAAACCTTTAATTCggcttataatttttattacgtCAATTcccaacaaaaatgttttattgccTTATGGAACGagaaaattgcaattaattaCGAAATTCCCTCTTGCAGCTAAATCAAACGCGTTTCGTCAACCGCCGTCCGCTTAAACagtaaaaagtaaacaaacaatacAAATCTACTATCTCACGCGAAAAACAATAAAGCGATCGTTCAGAAATTAGTGCAACAAGACAAAGGCAACTCATTCCGAATCCAGATCCGTAAAAGATGGCGTTCATTTCGAAAGATTTTCGGTCCCCGGGCGAAACTTGGATCAAAACTGATGGCGGCTGGGAGCGTTCCAAGGTGCTCGAGTGCGGCGGAAAACGGAAGCGGTAAGTCTACGCAGTTTTTAATCACAAAAGACCTTTGATTGTCGATTTCCCAATTATTAAAACCTCTATACATTTATGTTGAAGAAATACCATTCCCACttgcataaacatttttagatataagtCAAATGTCTATTACAAAAAGTTAATGATaggaaaaaaatgataaaataaacatattcaagttgcttttattatttaaattgtggaatataaactcaaatttaaattgcgaAACGCATTGAtttgtttcttcttttttttaccttaaaaaccgtaaatttaaaaatctaatttgattTATCAAGTATGGAATAAATAGAGGTTGGGGCTCCTAGGTAAACAGCCAACAGTATACTGTATATAGTATACTATATTTATAGCACCTTATATGGGCTTCTGTTAGTTATCTTTCACTCATCCAATTCAAAAACTACGTTGTTTTATTGCAAGTGCGATAAGATAGTTTTAACGAGATATATTTTCACTAAGTAAAAAAAAcgcttttttcaaaatacgtAGCCCTGTTATTTAATTGATTAGCTGCTTATCGTATATGAATGAACTATTTTAAACTGAATTAGTGCTGTGGCATTTGATTAGTCACTTTTTTAAGTCACGTTTCTATTAGCAAAAATTAGTCCAGGCAGACTTCCGTATCGCAATTGATCACTAGATTTGAGCTTTGAAATGTGTTGTTTACCTTTTCACAAAAACAAAGTCGTACGACGTTCTACATGCAAAACCTATTTGCAGAAATCTTATCAGTAAAGATAAAGATTTGCGTAGTATTTATTCGGCCTCGACACCATTTTTATTCCCTTATTTATTAATCTCTATAAGACTATATATTTCTGATATTGGCTTATATTAAACCTTAAAACTAATATTGCCTATTGAATCGTCGCATTGTCCAGTTGGTTTCACTgccgaaatctttaaatcaTTCAGTTTAATAGACTCGTTTTTGGGTCCAATGCCCAGTGGTGCCATTGAAGTTGGCCAAAGCAAACTAGCGAATAATTGTTGTGGCTCAGACAATGGAACCCACTTCCCTTCGTTGGCCGAATCGATGATTTCTCAAATTTAAGCCGCAGGCAGCAAAACATCGTCAATGGTTTGACAATACATATACCCATGTGTTTTATGCCCCTGAAGAGGTGCGTTTAGAGTACCACAATCTTGATTTATTCAAAGTGTCGTTTGGGGCTAGTGATTGCACTGGGCTGCCTCAATTGAAAAGCCACATTCGATCCGGTGAGTCACTCCAAATGGCTGTGAAAGCAGCAGAAGCTCCACCGATATCCGTATCTAGAGTGCTGCCATGGGTAGTTGGGTTGTATCTCCGCCATCTGATCGATTGctcatttgattgattgccATTGTTCGCTCGAATGCAATTGGAAATTGCAAGTGGAACAA
It contains:
- the crim gene encoding UPAR/Ly6 domain-containing protein crim, with product MHSQTNLIAVLLLAALIHEGSAIWCYRCTSATPGCAEKFNWRGIGFLGEHCPEPDDICVKVTERRGARETITRDCLSALSFRKDIPADKYEGCRPAAHDEKLANYVNHTIKEHDVRRDYYTDTTFCFCFLDHRCNGASGLQVSALMGLLTLVTTALLLR
- the mtTFB1 gene encoding dimethyladenosine transferase 1, mitochondrial, coding for MTQASARVLQSGMRLPPMPTIRELVKLYRLQARKQLSQNFLMDERLTDKIVKSAGRIDPRDLVLEVGPGPGGITRSILRRQPQRLVLVEKDPRFGETLQLLKECASPLNIQFDIHYDDILRFNMEQHIPDTSQRIHLIGNLPFAISTRLLINWFEDLAARRGAFRRIDTCMTLTFQQEVAERICAPVGGEQRCRLSVMSQIWTEPILKFTIPGKAFVPKPQVDVGVVKLMPLKRPKTQLPFPLVERVVRHIFSMRQKYCRRGYGTLLPPEDREEVTQKLFQRAEVQDTLRSFELTVEQCLRLAEVYAEHLVAHPEVAAYDYRAPKNVEIL
- the Ccdc56 gene encoding cytochrome c oxidase assembly factor 3, mitochondrial produces the protein MSASEQGPKIKYGESAPKLDKAQLQFMKLIEEQNLDRVQKLKRIRRNNLLTAGALGVSVLAIYGYSIFSVQQEKFLDDFEEPKKVSS